A single genomic interval of Armigeres subalbatus isolate Guangzhou_Male chromosome 1, GZ_Asu_2, whole genome shotgun sequence harbors:
- the LOC134210919 gene encoding DNA-directed RNA polymerase II subunit RPB1-like has product MITARNPNSYFAGLTPTEFHFHATFTGYIQRRLIKAMESVMVNYDGTVRNSVDQLIKLRNSDGLCGVAESVYDQAADSASRFDPNNVRNFRRVSNQDVIKKLMKSPNVIQKIETEYKQLLRDRKVETHLPEWWNTQKIFHKNKRDKTDFFPFKVIGVRELLNNRFILTGTNRL; this is encoded by the coding sequence ATGATTACAGCCCGGAATCCCAATTCATACTTTGCCGGATTAACACCGACCGAGTTCCACTTCCACGCTACTTTTACCGGCTATATCCAGCGACGTCTGATTAAGGCTATGGAGTCGGTAATGGTGAATTACGACGGAACCGTGCGAAACTCGGTCGATCAACTGATTAAGTTACGTAATTCGGATGGATTGTGCGGGGTTGCAGAATCTGTCTACGATCAAGCTGCCGATAGCGCTTCTCGGTTCGATCCGAACAACgtgagaaattttcgaagggttTCCAACCAAGATGTTATCAAGAAGCTGATGAAATCACCGAATGTTATCCAGAAAATTGAAACCGAGTATAAACAGTTACTGCGGGATCGGAAGGTAGAGACACATCTTCCAGAATGGTGGAATACGCAAaagattttccacaaaaataaacgagacaaaacagattttttCCCGTTCAAGGTTATTGGGGTTAGAGAACTGTTAAACAATCGTTTCATCTTGACCGGAACTAATCGTTTGTAA
- the LOC134226670 gene encoding RNA-binding protein cabeza isoform X3: MADHYKSGGRDGGYGGGNRDGGYGGGNRGGGGGGGYGNGGPRGGNQSGGYSSGAGNKGGFNNKDGEMVTQEDTIFIQGMTPETTEEEIAERFGSIGVIKKDKRTMKPKIWMYKDKETGDMKGEATVTYEDANAAQSAIGWFDNKEFNGSVVKVSLAQRYNTWQNKGGSRGGFNKGGFGGGRGGGGGDRGGYGDRDGGDRGGSRGGGQGGGRFGSGGGGGGGGGGGGQEREGDWTCGECSNKNFAWRNECNRCKAPKGDGAAGGGGGGGGGFGGRGGGRGSFGGGPRNSGGGGRGGFGGNRDGGFGGGGGGAMRGNDRNRDQRQRPY; the protein is encoded by the exons ATGGCTGATC ATTACAAATCCGGTGGCCGTGACGGAGGATACGGCGGTGGAAACCGCGATGGTGGTTATGGCGGTGGCAACCGTGGTGGTGGTGGCGGCGGTGGATACGGAAACGGGGGACCTCGAGGTGGTAACCAATCCGGTGGCTACAG CAGTGGCGCCGGCAACAAGGGTGGTTTTAATAACAAAG ATGGCGAAATGGTGACCCAAGAGGATACGATCTTCATCCAGGGTATGACCCCGGAAACGACCGAGGAAGAAATTGCCGAACGTTTCGGCTCGATTGGCGTAATTAAG AAAGACAAACGCACCATGAAGCCGAAGATCTGGATGTACAAAGATAAGGAAACCGGCGACATGAAGGGCGAAGCCACCGTTACTTATGAGGACGCAAATGCTGCCCAATCCGCCATCGGATGGTTTGACAACAAAGAATTCAACGGATCCGTCGTGAAGGTCTCGCTAGCTCAGCGTTACAACACCTGGCAAAACAAGGGCGGAAGCCGTGGCGGTTTCAACAAGGGCGGATTTGGAGGAGGCC gtggcggtggtggtggtgatcgCGGAGGCTACGGCGATCGGGATGGTGGTGACCGTGGCGGTTCACGAGGAGGCGGTCAGGGTGGTGGCCGTTTCGGTAGTGGAGGTGGTGGAGGAGGCGGTGGCGGCGGTGGTGGCCAGGAACGTGAAGGAGATTGGACCTGTGGAGAGTGCAGCAATAAAAACTTTGCCTGGCGAAACGAGTGCAATCGGTGTAAGGCTCCGAAGGGTGATGGCGCCGCTGGAGGCGGAGGCGGTGGTGGTGGAGGTTTCGGAGGCCGAGGAGGTGGTAGAGGATCGTTCGGAGGTGGCCCACGTAACAGCGGCGGAGGCGGTCGTGGTGGTTTCGGCGGCAATCGCGATGGAGGATTTGGAGGCGGCGGTGGTGGTGCCATGCGTGGAAA TGACAGAAATCGCGATCAGCGACAACGGCCGTACTAA
- the LOC134226670 gene encoding RNA-binding protein cabeza isoform X1 has translation MADQYSGYGAPQDFGGGSMQFSVPPPPISSGNYSQPPPMGGGGSGGGGGYNAPPPSSGGYGSQPPSSAGGGYGGQSDYKSGGRDGGYGGGNRDGGYGGGNRGGGGGGGYGNGGPRGGNQSGGYSSGAGNKGGFNNKDGEMVTQEDTIFIQGMTPETTEEEIAERFGSIGVIKKDKRTMKPKIWMYKDKETGDMKGEATVTYEDANAAQSAIGWFDNKEFNGSVVKVSLAQRYNTWQNKGGSRGGFNKGGFGGGRGGGGGDRGGYGDRDGGDRGGSRGGGQGGGRFGSGGGGGGGGGGGGQEREGDWTCGECSNKNFAWRNECNRCKAPKGDGAAGGGGGGGGGFGGRGGGRGSFGGGPRNSGGGGRGGFGGNRDGGFGGGGGGAMRGNDRNRDQRQRPY, from the exons ATGGCTGATC AATATTCCGGGTACGGCGCTCCGCAGGACTTTGGTGGTGGTTCGATGCAATTCTCGGTTCCTCCACCGCCGATCTCCTCCGGCAATTACAGCCAGCCGCCTCCGATGGGTGGCGGAGGtagcggcggcggcggtggctaCAATGCTCCTCCTCCGTCGAGCGGTGGCTATGGAAGTCAGCCACCCAGTTCAGCAGGCGGCGGATATGGCGGGCAAAGTG ATTACAAATCCGGTGGCCGTGACGGAGGATACGGCGGTGGAAACCGCGATGGTGGTTATGGCGGTGGCAACCGTGGTGGTGGTGGCGGCGGTGGATACGGAAACGGGGGACCTCGAGGTGGTAACCAATCCGGTGGCTACAG CAGTGGCGCCGGCAACAAGGGTGGTTTTAATAACAAAG ATGGCGAAATGGTGACCCAAGAGGATACGATCTTCATCCAGGGTATGACCCCGGAAACGACCGAGGAAGAAATTGCCGAACGTTTCGGCTCGATTGGCGTAATTAAG AAAGACAAACGCACCATGAAGCCGAAGATCTGGATGTACAAAGATAAGGAAACCGGCGACATGAAGGGCGAAGCCACCGTTACTTATGAGGACGCAAATGCTGCCCAATCCGCCATCGGATGGTTTGACAACAAAGAATTCAACGGATCCGTCGTGAAGGTCTCGCTAGCTCAGCGTTACAACACCTGGCAAAACAAGGGCGGAAGCCGTGGCGGTTTCAACAAGGGCGGATTTGGAGGAGGCC gtggcggtggtggtggtgatcgCGGAGGCTACGGCGATCGGGATGGTGGTGACCGTGGCGGTTCACGAGGAGGCGGTCAGGGTGGTGGCCGTTTCGGTAGTGGAGGTGGTGGAGGAGGCGGTGGCGGCGGTGGTGGCCAGGAACGTGAAGGAGATTGGACCTGTGGAGAGTGCAGCAATAAAAACTTTGCCTGGCGAAACGAGTGCAATCGGTGTAAGGCTCCGAAGGGTGATGGCGCCGCTGGAGGCGGAGGCGGTGGTGGTGGAGGTTTCGGAGGCCGAGGAGGTGGTAGAGGATCGTTCGGAGGTGGCCCACGTAACAGCGGCGGAGGCGGTCGTGGTGGTTTCGGCGGCAATCGCGATGGAGGATTTGGAGGCGGCGGTGGTGGTGCCATGCGTGGAAA TGACAGAAATCGCGATCAGCGACAACGGCCGTACTAA
- the LOC134226670 gene encoding RNA-binding protein cabeza isoform X2 yields the protein MADQYSGYGAPQDFGGGSMQFSVPPPPISSGNYSQPPPMGGGGSGGGGGYNAPPPSSGGYGSQPPSSAGGGYGGQSDYKSGGRDGGYGGGNRDGGYGGGNRGGGGGGGYGNGGPRGGNQSGGYSGAGNKGGFNNKDGEMVTQEDTIFIQGMTPETTEEEIAERFGSIGVIKKDKRTMKPKIWMYKDKETGDMKGEATVTYEDANAAQSAIGWFDNKEFNGSVVKVSLAQRYNTWQNKGGSRGGFNKGGFGGGRGGGGGDRGGYGDRDGGDRGGSRGGGQGGGRFGSGGGGGGGGGGGGQEREGDWTCGECSNKNFAWRNECNRCKAPKGDGAAGGGGGGGGGFGGRGGGRGSFGGGPRNSGGGGRGGFGGNRDGGFGGGGGGAMRGNDRNRDQRQRPY from the exons ATGGCTGATC AATATTCCGGGTACGGCGCTCCGCAGGACTTTGGTGGTGGTTCGATGCAATTCTCGGTTCCTCCACCGCCGATCTCCTCCGGCAATTACAGCCAGCCGCCTCCGATGGGTGGCGGAGGtagcggcggcggcggtggctaCAATGCTCCTCCTCCGTCGAGCGGTGGCTATGGAAGTCAGCCACCCAGTTCAGCAGGCGGCGGATATGGCGGGCAAAGTG ATTACAAATCCGGTGGCCGTGACGGAGGATACGGCGGTGGAAACCGCGATGGTGGTTATGGCGGTGGCAACCGTGGTGGTGGTGGCGGCGGTGGATACGGAAACGGGGGACCTCGAGGTGGTAACCAATCCGGTGGCTACAG TGGCGCCGGCAACAAGGGTGGTTTTAATAACAAAG ATGGCGAAATGGTGACCCAAGAGGATACGATCTTCATCCAGGGTATGACCCCGGAAACGACCGAGGAAGAAATTGCCGAACGTTTCGGCTCGATTGGCGTAATTAAG AAAGACAAACGCACCATGAAGCCGAAGATCTGGATGTACAAAGATAAGGAAACCGGCGACATGAAGGGCGAAGCCACCGTTACTTATGAGGACGCAAATGCTGCCCAATCCGCCATCGGATGGTTTGACAACAAAGAATTCAACGGATCCGTCGTGAAGGTCTCGCTAGCTCAGCGTTACAACACCTGGCAAAACAAGGGCGGAAGCCGTGGCGGTTTCAACAAGGGCGGATTTGGAGGAGGCC gtggcggtggtggtggtgatcgCGGAGGCTACGGCGATCGGGATGGTGGTGACCGTGGCGGTTCACGAGGAGGCGGTCAGGGTGGTGGCCGTTTCGGTAGTGGAGGTGGTGGAGGAGGCGGTGGCGGCGGTGGTGGCCAGGAACGTGAAGGAGATTGGACCTGTGGAGAGTGCAGCAATAAAAACTTTGCCTGGCGAAACGAGTGCAATCGGTGTAAGGCTCCGAAGGGTGATGGCGCCGCTGGAGGCGGAGGCGGTGGTGGTGGAGGTTTCGGAGGCCGAGGAGGTGGTAGAGGATCGTTCGGAGGTGGCCCACGTAACAGCGGCGGAGGCGGTCGTGGTGGTTTCGGCGGCAATCGCGATGGAGGATTTGGAGGCGGCGGTGGTGGTGCCATGCGTGGAAA TGACAGAAATCGCGATCAGCGACAACGGCCGTACTAA